From the Butyrivibrio fibrisolvens genome, one window contains:
- a CDS encoding alginate lyase family protein, whose protein sequence is MASNLNWFIKRLSAMDAKEIPWRVSQTFRYKVESVRFKKQCKVTDKLFNRKYSRLQAEPKRLGLNLRNEFYTLGTSIPLLGDFKYEDYKSDWFQGFGGEGTSPWPMIPSSKLNYRERNDIGDARMNWELNKHFQFAMLAKDYYASLDPTYLNELVELFNDWNDKNPFLWGISWVSAIEIAERCMNWCYMYAFLESALHKEFRKDSAHHKKDKHKNKKSGKNSDSTDGSAVLEANADINNALSEGTSSIPSDDAVKIQTLLNSIRFGVLNMADYISHHYSQFSSANNHLIVEISAILHAGILFDYMPWIKLAESILTREIFLQNYSDGINKEESQYYQTFEMEVLALDLRLFKINGIEPSKSWDKLLRSMSRYISNNIGDHDEILSFGDDDDGRIIDFHGGCNHFKYTLELMSLLLDEKYTELKLPTNSDNPDVISVINSNSKSNKKSKHKHAKPEKEIPDTKTLDVITSDSQDSGPENINIFSSPISETVLWLFSKEDIIRSQEKNYYRRSRSITRPEGGMTVFMSGGYENIPDILIGIDHAPLGYGSIAAHGHSDALSFQMFADGTRIFADPGTYIYHCDTESRNDFRRTCRHNTVCINSADQSEMMGPFLWGRKATCTLDGFTNTEDIDEVMATHDGYSPIKHTRKFTFKKKEGILLIEDWLTKDNEPFVPDESHAAVFNLLLGEKASVSLAEENTSSEKDDFNNNNSIPKALTSKFSTYNFNSVTGIVTATIEFISGFGKISFTQKDLSTEYGIKNPAPAIEASIISDHTITKICITRK, encoded by the coding sequence ATGGCATCGAATCTTAACTGGTTTATTAAACGACTTTCAGCGATGGACGCCAAAGAGATTCCTTGGAGAGTATCCCAGACATTCCGATATAAAGTTGAATCTGTCAGATTCAAGAAACAGTGTAAGGTTACAGATAAGCTATTCAATAGAAAATATTCACGTCTTCAGGCTGAGCCCAAACGGCTCGGCCTGAATCTGCGTAATGAGTTCTATACTCTTGGAACTTCTATACCGCTTCTGGGAGACTTCAAATACGAAGACTACAAGTCGGACTGGTTCCAGGGTTTTGGAGGCGAGGGAACATCTCCCTGGCCTATGATCCCATCTTCAAAGCTCAATTACAGAGAGCGTAATGACATCGGTGATGCCCGCATGAACTGGGAGCTTAATAAGCATTTCCAGTTTGCTATGCTTGCCAAGGACTACTACGCATCTCTTGACCCTACCTACCTCAATGAGCTTGTAGAACTCTTTAATGATTGGAATGATAAGAATCCATTCCTGTGGGGAATTTCATGGGTTTCTGCTATTGAGATTGCTGAGAGGTGCATGAACTGGTGCTATATGTATGCATTCCTTGAATCCGCTCTTCACAAGGAATTTCGTAAGGATTCTGCACACCACAAGAAAGATAAGCATAAAAACAAAAAGTCCGGGAAGAATTCTGACTCTACTGACGGTTCAGCTGTATTAGAAGCTAATGCAGATATAAATAATGCTCTATCCGAAGGTACATCTTCGATACCATCAGATGATGCAGTCAAGATTCAGACTCTGCTTAATTCCATCCGTTTTGGTGTCCTCAACATGGCTGACTATATCTCTCACCATTATTCGCAGTTCTCTTCTGCCAATAATCACCTGATAGTTGAGATATCAGCTATACTGCATGCAGGTATTCTTTTTGATTATATGCCATGGATCAAACTTGCAGAATCTATCCTCACCAGAGAGATATTCCTTCAGAACTATTCTGATGGTATCAACAAGGAAGAGTCTCAGTATTACCAGACCTTCGAAATGGAAGTTCTGGCACTCGACCTTCGCCTTTTTAAAATAAATGGTATAGAGCCTTCAAAGTCTTGGGACAAACTCCTTAGGTCCATGTCTAGATATATAAGCAACAATATCGGAGATCATGATGAGATTCTATCCTTCGGCGATGATGACGACGGACGTATCATTGACTTCCACGGGGGATGCAATCACTTCAAGTATACACTGGAGCTAATGAGCCTGTTGCTTGATGAAAAGTATACAGAGTTAAAACTTCCTACAAATAGTGATAATCCTGATGTTATATCTGTGATTAATAGTAATAGCAAAAGCAATAAAAAATCAAAGCACAAGCATGCTAAGCCTGAAAAGGAAATACCGGATACTAAAACTTTAGATGTAATAACATCAGATTCCCAAGACTCTGGACCGGAGAACATCAATATTTTCTCTTCTCCCATTTCAGAGACTGTACTCTGGCTCTTCTCTAAAGAAGATATTATCAGATCACAAGAAAAGAACTATTACCGCAGGAGTAGAAGTATAACTCGTCCCGAAGGTGGAATGACTGTATTCATGTCCGGTGGATATGAGAATATCCCAGATATCCTCATAGGAATCGATCACGCACCTCTAGGATATGGCTCTATTGCAGCTCACGGACATTCTGACGCCCTCAGCTTCCAGATGTTCGCTGACGGAACCAGAATCTTCGCCGATCCCGGTACGTATATATACCACTGCGATACAGAGTCTCGCAATGACTTCAGACGTACCTGCAGGCACAATACTGTCTGCATAAATAGTGCAGATCAGTCTGAGATGATGGGACCATTCCTTTGGGGACGCAAAGCCACCTGCACTCTTGACGGATTCACCAATACTGAAGATATAGACGAAGTAATGGCAACACATGATGGATACAGCCCCATCAAGCACACCCGTAAGTTTACTTTCAAAAAGAAGGAAGGTATACTTCTAATTGAGGATTGGCTTACTAAGGACAATGAGCCATTTGTTCCGGACGAGAGCCATGCGGCTGTTTTCAATCTCTTGTTGGGTGAGAAGGCAAGTGTTTCACTTGCAGAAGAAAACACATCCTCTGAAAAGGATGATTTTAATAATAACAATTCAATACCCAAAGCACTGACTAGTAAGTTTTCAACATATAACTTTAACTCCGTCACAGGTATTGTCACCGCTACAATTGAGTTTATATCTGGTTTTGGAAAAATCTCGTTTACTCAAAAAGATCTTTCCACAGAGTATGGTATTAAGAATCCTGCTCCTGCTATAGAAGCTTCGATTATTTCAGATCATACCATTACAAAGATCTGCATTACTCGAAAATAA
- a CDS encoding DUF4869 domain-containing protein: MVSIYYGDMPEAIYNPARFFKNTYTDEWIMDDFCKEMIKDVDKSIVIAPRIIDSPVLGGITPRELSGGVKTLMCMYECPDRIFNASACGDNCAKWILKIGEKKDITINLRHIMDFGDGEFDVHILNTGENIHNMDDLVLVAGEYVR; the protein is encoded by the coding sequence ATGGTTTCGATATATTACGGTGATATGCCGGAAGCCATCTATAACCCTGCCAGATTCTTTAAAAACACATATACAGATGAATGGATAATGGATGATTTCTGTAAGGAAATGATCAAAGATGTAGATAAATCCATAGTGATCGCTCCAAGGATCATCGACAGTCCTGTTCTTGGCGGAATCACTCCTAGAGAATTATCCGGTGGTGTAAAAACTCTGATGTGTATGTATGAGTGCCCTGACAGAATTTTTAACGCTTCTGCTTGCGGCGATAACTGCGCAAAATGGATTTTAAAGATTGGCGAGAAAAAAGATATCACCATCAATCTCAGACACATCATGGATTTTGGTGATGGTGAATTTGATGTTCATATTCTAAATACAGGAGAGAACATCCACAACATGGACGACCTGGTACTTGTTGCAGGCGAATATGTTAGATAA
- a CDS encoding lipopolysaccharide biosynthesis protein encodes MSNKQDGRIKNTVRNIFFGYTSTLITALLGFIARKIFIMRLAESMLGVNSLYTGILSALSLTELGVGTALNFSLYKPVAEGDTETIKSYMRLYKKAYRIIAAVVAIIGIALIPFLPILTSKGASDISTRDLTLYYLIFLFNSATSYLVSYKYSLVNAEQKTYIQTNIITITKMVSVTSQIVVLLLTSSFYAYLLTDLFVQLFQKIFVSRYLSKRYPYLEDKEVRPLTTEQVSEVKDKTVSLMWLKIGDTARTQTDAIVISAFINVIYTGVVDNFNMVINTVSSFVNTIFNAALPGFGNLIATESRQKQYDMFKVYRFAAQWLYGFSAVGFYILLSPLIVLLYGQKWALGQGIILLIIIEYYLKGERTVVNNFKTAAGKFEQDKYLATTQGAVNLVISIVLAIKIGLIGVYVGTVVSGLIANFVRPYIIYRDCFNQEVKKYYIDSFKYHIVMLGTTLLCIWLATFTLPKISWINFILTGLMITVVYNVIFLAFFGRGEEFKYLEGIILSRIKRKAQT; translated from the coding sequence ATGTCAAATAAACAGGATGGCCGTATTAAAAACACGGTCCGCAACATATTTTTTGGATATACAAGTACACTTATAACAGCTCTTCTTGGCTTTATAGCCAGGAAGATCTTCATCATGCGCCTTGCAGAGTCTATGCTGGGCGTCAACAGTTTATATACAGGGATTCTGTCTGCTCTGTCACTTACAGAACTTGGAGTAGGTACAGCTCTTAACTTTAGTTTATATAAGCCTGTAGCAGAGGGAGATACAGAGACCATCAAGTCCTATATGCGCCTATATAAGAAGGCATACAGGATCATAGCAGCTGTTGTAGCTATAATCGGGATAGCACTTATACCCTTCTTGCCGATACTTACAAGCAAGGGAGCATCAGACATATCGACCAGAGATCTGACTTTATACTATCTGATCTTCCTCTTCAACTCAGCAACATCTTATCTTGTATCGTACAAATATAGTCTTGTTAATGCGGAGCAGAAGACTTATATACAGACCAATATCATCACTATAACCAAGATGGTATCTGTGACATCACAGATAGTAGTACTCCTTCTAACATCAAGCTTCTATGCATATCTACTTACTGATCTCTTCGTACAACTCTTCCAGAAGATATTCGTAAGCAGGTACCTTAGTAAGAGATATCCATATCTTGAGGACAAAGAGGTAAGACCTCTTACGACTGAGCAGGTAAGCGAAGTTAAGGACAAGACTGTATCTCTTATGTGGCTTAAGATAGGCGATACCGCCAGAACTCAGACAGATGCTATCGTAATATCAGCTTTTATCAATGTTATATATACGGGTGTTGTCGATAACTTCAACATGGTCATTAATACTGTATCAAGTTTTGTTAATACCATATTCAATGCGGCGCTTCCCGGTTTTGGCAACCTTATAGCAACGGAGTCAAGGCAGAAGCAGTATGATATGTTCAAGGTATACAGATTTGCTGCTCAATGGCTGTATGGCTTTTCAGCAGTAGGATTCTATATACTCCTTTCTCCTCTTATCGTCCTACTTTATGGTCAGAAGTGGGCGCTGGGACAGGGCATCATACTCCTTATCATCATCGAATATTATCTAAAGGGCGAAAGAACAGTAGTTAATAACTTCAAGACGGCAGCAGGCAAGTTCGAGCAGGACAAGTATCTTGCAACTACTCAGGGCGCAGTTAACCTTGTGATATCAATAGTACTTGCTATCAAGATAGGTCTTATCGGCGTATATGTGGGAACAGTGGTATCAGGCCTAATTGCTAACTTTGTAAGACCTTATATCATCTACAGAGATTGTTTTAACCAGGAAGTTAAGAAGTACTACATAGATTCTTTCAAGTATCATATAGTTATGCTGGGAACTACGCTGCTATGTATATGGCTTGCAACATTCACACTTCCTAAGATCAGCTGGATAAATTTCATACTTACCGGACTTATGATAACGGTTGTTTATAATGTGATATTCCTAGCGTTCTTTGGTAGGGGAGAGGAATTTAAGTATCTGGAAGGGATTATTCTATCCAGAATTAAGCGTAAGGCACAAACGTGA
- a CDS encoding UDP-glucose dehydrogenase family protein: protein MENTMNISFFGLGYVGCVGAACCASLGHHIIGNDVSANKVNLINEGRPTIIEAGIADLIKDAHDKGRLEATSDYKYTVMNSDISFIVVGTPSTPEGHLNLNYIFNVAKEIGTALKDKDSFHVVAIRSTVLPGTCEKVAGIIEETSGKKCNVDFAVVSNPEFLREGSAVDDYLNPPLTLVGTDNDKALSMMKELYKDIPGEFISTDIRVAEIMKYVDNTYHALKIVFANEVGNICKGLDIDSHKVMEIFCKDRQLNISPTYFKPGFAYGGSCLPKDSKALRTLAHDLYVDVPVINAIDASNENQKKRAVQIIEKKGLRKVGILGLSFKSGTDDLRCSPIVDVAEMLLGKGYEIHIYDKNVKISQLTGTNADFIAAKLPHLHNIISDDLDAVANASDVLVITNKEPEFADIPDKYPHKEIVDLVRQFQELNYEGGYEGISWADINVSKNTDTATPDMPHTEF, encoded by the coding sequence ATGGAGAATACCATGAATATAAGCTTCTTCGGACTTGGTTATGTCGGATGTGTAGGTGCTGCCTGCTGTGCAAGCCTTGGTCACCACATCATCGGCAATGACGTGTCCGCCAATAAAGTAAATCTTATAAATGAAGGAAGACCCACTATCATCGAAGCCGGCATCGCAGATCTTATCAAGGATGCGCACGATAAGGGCAGACTCGAAGCTACTTCTGATTATAAGTACACTGTTATGAATTCCGATATATCTTTCATCGTAGTCGGAACTCCAAGTACTCCTGAAGGGCACCTGAACCTCAACTACATCTTCAATGTAGCTAAGGAGATCGGAACTGCCCTTAAAGACAAGGATTCATTCCATGTAGTAGCTATAAGAAGTACCGTCCTCCCCGGAACCTGCGAGAAGGTTGCAGGTATCATCGAAGAGACTTCCGGCAAAAAATGTAACGTGGACTTCGCAGTTGTATCAAACCCTGAATTTCTGCGTGAAGGAAGCGCTGTTGATGACTACCTCAATCCTCCGCTCACACTTGTAGGAACAGATAACGATAAGGCCCTTTCTATGATGAAAGAGCTATATAAAGATATCCCCGGCGAATTCATCAGCACAGATATAAGAGTCGCTGAGATCATGAAGTATGTTGATAACACTTATCATGCACTTAAGATCGTATTTGCCAACGAAGTTGGTAACATCTGTAAGGGTCTTGATATAGACTCTCACAAGGTTATGGAGATATTCTGCAAGGACAGACAGCTCAATATCTCTCCCACATACTTTAAGCCAGGATTTGCTTACGGCGGCTCCTGCCTTCCCAAGGACTCCAAGGCCCTTCGTACACTGGCTCATGACCTGTATGTAGACGTACCTGTTATCAACGCAATTGATGCAAGTAATGAGAATCAGAAAAAGCGCGCTGTCCAGATCATTGAGAAAAAAGGTCTTCGCAAGGTTGGAATCCTGGGTCTGTCTTTCAAGTCAGGTACAGACGATCTTCGCTGCAGTCCTATCGTAGACGTAGCTGAGATGCTCCTAGGTAAGGGTTATGAGATCCATATCTATGACAAGAACGTTAAGATATCACAGCTTACAGGAACTAATGCAGACTTCATCGCTGCTAAGCTCCCTCACCTTCACAACATCATCTCTGATGATCTTGATGCTGTCGCAAATGCCAGTGATGTCCTGGTCATCACTAACAAGGAGCCGGAGTTTGCTGATATCCCTGATAAGTACCCTCACAAAGAGATCGTGGATCTGGTTCGTCAGTTCCAGGAACTTAACTACGAAGGCGGATATGAAGGAATCAGCTGGGCTGATATCAATGTAAGTAAGAACACAGATACAGCTACACCTGATATGCCACATACAGAGTTTTGA
- a CDS encoding glycosyltransferase family 4 protein yields the protein MQNSGKILIIVENLPVPFDTRVWQEATTLAANGYTVSVISPKGKSYTKDREVLQGVNIFRHDAPPEGNNAIGYFREYSWTLKEELRLAKLIYKEIGFDVIQGCNPPDDIYMVAKHFKKYGVKYVFDHHDICPELYEAKFGKTGGIFYKGLCYLERKTYKNCTFAFVTNESYKKIAIERGHMDPKKVIILRSGPRLERMKIQPACEEIKRGFKYMVGYVGVIGQQEGIEYMLEAAKYIKERDNNVFWGIVGGGPHLDALRAKAHDMGLDTCVEFTGRVSDEDMLKYLNTADVCVNSDEYNSMNDKSTMNKIMEYMSLAKPIVQFDLTEGRYSAQEASVYAKPNDSEDMAKKIIGLLEDPEKRKKMGEFGHNRVVNELAWDHTSKALLEGYRRFFAGEFN from the coding sequence ATGCAAAATTCCGGAAAAATACTGATAATAGTTGAAAATCTTCCTGTACCTTTTGATACACGTGTGTGGCAGGAAGCTACTACTCTTGCGGCCAACGGATATACAGTATCTGTTATAAGTCCTAAGGGTAAGTCATATACCAAGGACAGAGAGGTCCTTCAGGGAGTTAACATCTTCCGTCATGATGCACCGCCGGAAGGCAACAATGCAATCGGATATTTCAGAGAGTACTCCTGGACTTTAAAAGAAGAACTGAGACTTGCAAAGCTTATCTATAAAGAAATTGGTTTTGACGTAATTCAGGGTTGTAACCCGCCTGACGATATCTATATGGTTGCCAAGCATTTCAAGAAATACGGTGTTAAGTATGTCTTCGATCACCACGACATCTGCCCTGAACTCTATGAAGCCAAGTTTGGCAAAACAGGTGGAATCTTCTATAAAGGCCTGTGCTATCTTGAAAGAAAGACTTACAAGAACTGTACCTTTGCTTTTGTTACCAATGAAAGTTATAAAAAGATCGCAATTGAGCGTGGTCACATGGATCCTAAAAAGGTCATAATCCTTAGAAGTGGTCCGCGTCTTGAGAGAATGAAGATACAGCCTGCTTGTGAAGAAATAAAGCGCGGCTTCAAATACATGGTAGGTTACGTCGGCGTTATAGGTCAGCAGGAAGGCATAGAATATATGCTAGAAGCTGCCAAGTATATCAAAGAGCGTGACAACAATGTATTCTGGGGTATCGTAGGCGGTGGTCCTCACCTTGATGCACTTAGAGCTAAGGCTCATGACATGGGTCTTGATACCTGCGTCGAATTCACAGGAAGAGTCTCTGATGAAGATATGCTAAAGTATCTCAACACTGCTGATGTATGTGTCAACAGTGACGAGTACAACAGTATGAACGACAAGAGTACTATGAATAAGATCATGGAATATATGTCTCTTGCCAAGCCTATCGTTCAGTTTGACTTAACAGAAGGACGCTACTCCGCACAGGAAGCTTCAGTATACGCTAAGCCTAATGATTCTGAGGATATGGCCAAGAAAATCATTGGACTCCTTGAAGATCCTGAGAAACGCAAGAAAATGGGTGAGTTCGGACATAACAGAGTTGTCAATGAACTTGCATGGGATCATACAAGCAAGGCGCTCCTTGAGGGATATAGAAGATTTTTTGCAGGGGAATTTAATTGA
- the asnB gene encoding asparagine synthase (glutamine-hydrolyzing), giving the protein MCGICGIIDHKKVLKASERENLVTLMNKTQAHRGPDDNGIYSDGDITLGHVRLSIIDLSSAGHQPMSYMDRYEIVFNGEIYNYIELRSELEAAGYTFKTHTDTEVIMASIDHFGKKECLSHFNGFWAFAVYDKADNSVFMSRDRYGVKPLYYTTQPGYLIFSSEIKSMLEDKNIKRVANDQAILDYLVNSFVDCEDYTFFNDIYRLPAGSFMHVDRDGNMSIDKFYTLEYKETVSGKTTPSMVKKFRHLFQDSIKLRMRADVPVGSCLSGGLDSSAIVCETARQIDILRNSKADSKSHTDNECKIPGTKSELRSSENSNDYDKTSLEGTTTGKAIYTPSTYSSCYKNSPNDESKYIKMVIDKTGVNGYYTYPTGESLRDDLDNLIYTQDEPFLSTSMYASYSVMKLAASKGAKVLLDGQGADEILCGYRKARVYYIKRLFKSHKFLSAIWESLLYLPYARKKGSSLAADLSMLRQFFGGKADNNDIRREYLDSSFAKMHVKNSYKDNERYLVNDFEKISLPALLRYVDRNSMAFSIEERLPFLDFRLVEYCMKLPLGVKIERGFSKYIMRRALDMPEGIRTRRDKIGFYTPELDWIRKYSDEYRKVFENENFRASRYIDRDKILRDWDKLLEGKDSIGLFRYICLEKWMEIFNVGAAV; this is encoded by the coding sequence ATGTGCGGTATTTGCGGAATAATAGATCATAAGAAAGTTCTCAAAGCTTCAGAAAGAGAAAATCTTGTGACTCTCATGAATAAAACTCAGGCTCATAGAGGTCCTGATGATAATGGTATATATTCAGATGGCGATATTACTCTTGGACACGTCCGTCTGTCTATTATCGACCTCTCATCTGCAGGTCATCAGCCGATGTCTTACATGGACAGATACGAGATCGTATTTAATGGCGAGATCTATAACTATATAGAGCTTCGTAGTGAACTTGAAGCTGCAGGATACACTTTTAAAACCCATACTGACACAGAAGTTATCATGGCTTCTATCGATCATTTTGGCAAAAAAGAGTGTCTGTCTCATTTTAATGGTTTCTGGGCATTCGCTGTATATGACAAGGCTGATAATTCAGTATTCATGTCACGTGACCGATATGGAGTAAAGCCCTTATACTATACAACGCAGCCGGGATACCTTATCTTCTCATCTGAGATCAAATCTATGCTCGAAGATAAGAATATCAAGAGAGTTGCCAATGATCAGGCGATCCTTGACTATCTTGTTAACAGCTTTGTAGACTGTGAGGACTATACCTTTTTTAACGATATATACAGACTTCCTGCTGGAAGCTTCATGCATGTTGATAGGGATGGCAACATGTCCATAGACAAGTTCTATACCCTTGAATATAAAGAGACTGTATCCGGTAAGACTACTCCTTCTATGGTCAAAAAATTCAGACACCTCTTCCAGGACTCTATCAAGCTCCGTATGCGTGCGGATGTGCCTGTTGGAAGTTGTCTGTCAGGAGGGCTTGATTCATCAGCTATTGTGTGTGAGACTGCAAGGCAAATTGATATACTCAGAAACTCAAAGGCTGATTCTAAGTCACATACTGATAATGAATGCAAGATACCTGGTACTAAATCTGAGCTAAGATCATCTGAAAACAGTAACGATTACGATAAAACATCACTCGAAGGTACAACTACCGGTAAGGCTATATACACCCCCAGCACCTACTCATCCTGCTACAAGAACTCACCCAATGATGAGAGTAAATACATCAAAATGGTCATAGATAAGACTGGTGTTAATGGTTACTATACGTATCCAACAGGTGAATCTCTTAGAGATGATCTTGATAACCTGATCTACACTCAGGACGAGCCATTCCTGTCCACAAGTATGTACGCTTCCTATTCAGTTATGAAGCTTGCTGCAAGTAAGGGAGCCAAGGTCCTCCTTGATGGTCAGGGCGCAGATGAGATACTATGCGGATATCGCAAAGCAAGGGTTTATTACATCAAGAGACTATTTAAGAGTCATAAGTTCCTATCAGCTATATGGGAATCTCTTTTGTACCTACCTTACGCCAGGAAGAAAGGCTCATCTCTTGCTGCAGATCTGTCTATGCTCAGACAGTTCTTCGGAGGCAAAGCTGATAACAATGATATAAGACGTGAATATCTAGACAGCTCTTTTGCCAAGATGCATGTTAAGAACAGTTACAAGGACAATGAAAGATATCTTGTCAACGACTTCGAAAAGATATCTCTCCCTGCCCTGTTACGATATGTCGATAGAAATTCTATGGCATTTTCCATAGAAGAAAGACTACCTTTCCTTGATTTTCGGCTTGTTGAATATTGCATGAAACTACCTCTTGGGGTTAAAATAGAACGCGGCTTCTCTAAATACATAATGAGAAGAGCTCTCGATATGCCTGAAGGCATACGTACAAGGCGCGACAAGATAGGTTTCTACACGCCTGAACTTGACTGGATCAGAAAATATTCTGATGAGTATCGCAAAGTTTTTGAAAATGAGAATTTCAGGGCATCCCGCTATATCGACAGAGACAAGATCCTGCGCGACTGGGACAAGCTTCTTGAAGGCAAGGACAGCATCGGCCTTTTCAGATACATATGCCTTGAAAAATGGATGGAAATATTTAATGTAGGAGCTGCAGTATAA
- a CDS encoding nucleotidyltransferase domain-containing protein: protein MIDFYTVSEYSSITGKDVGNIRRLLIKGDIQGEKLGNQWIIPKGTEYPDRRVKSGKYLAWRKKNAINKSNPRLMKNLYEICEQLYDIYGDLMEKVVLYGSYARGEQTEDSDVDIAVFLKNGYTEEMHDHMVDIVVDHELELALTLSVVPIEVEQYVQWRNTLPFYKNVDKEGILIWKAA from the coding sequence ATGATAGATTTTTATACAGTATCTGAATATTCCAGCATCACGGGAAAAGACGTAGGAAATATAAGACGTTTGTTGATCAAAGGTGATATTCAAGGAGAAAAACTGGGTAATCAATGGATAATCCCCAAAGGAACTGAGTACCCCGACAGAAGAGTGAAGTCTGGGAAGTATTTGGCGTGGAGGAAAAAGAATGCCATAAATAAAAGTAATCCTAGACTAATGAAGAATTTATATGAAATATGTGAGCAACTTTATGATATTTACGGAGACTTAATGGAAAAAGTTGTACTGTATGGATCTTATGCGAGAGGAGAGCAGACAGAAGATTCTGATGTTGATATTGCTGTTTTTCTGAAGAATGGGTATACGGAGGAAATGCATGATCATATGGTGGATATCGTTGTTGATCATGAATTGGAACTTGCATTGACCCTTTCGGTAGTGCCAATTGAAGTAGAGCAATATGTTCAATGGAGGAATACATTACCATTTTATAAAAATGTCGATAAAGAAGGTATACTAATTTGGAAAGCAGCGTGA
- a CDS encoding translation initiation factor 2 translates to MISEFYESGENSGISISCDKECRSVAGRDWKLLINNIKDSIIFIDEDNEFLPTIEFADTVKNSDNYYVIVSREGLQNLPYSVEEIYGIKSSGKYSGLKQEYHELYHIYGSFDPKNDIKPEVVIVEDSNSGFDFFKNVSEGKDFIVVSASGKSNIFKEITKYKDKKLLIIADGAAFGSEIDRIMKLIKKDDNIALFLPESFEWLILSSGIIKNNINLDVLDTPSNYIESSDFFSWERFFTHYLIEITKGTYLKYNKKQINPVYLHDNNKKSVLNIMKKIKME, encoded by the coding sequence ATGATATCAGAATTCTATGAATCAGGAGAAAATAGTGGTATTTCTATCAGCTGTGACAAGGAATGCAGATCTGTCGCAGGAAGAGACTGGAAACTTCTCATAAATAATATAAAAGACAGTATTATATTTATTGATGAAGATAATGAATTTCTTCCAACAATTGAATTTGCTGATACTGTAAAAAATTCTGACAACTACTATGTTATTGTTTCCAGAGAAGGTCTTCAAAATCTTCCATATAGTGTAGAAGAAATATATGGCATAAAATCATCCGGTAAATATTCAGGACTAAAGCAAGAATATCATGAACTATATCATATATATGGATCTTTTGATCCTAAAAATGATATCAAACCAGAAGTTGTAATTGTTGAGGATTCCAATTCAGGTTTTGATTTTTTCAAAAATGTGTCAGAAGGAAAAGATTTTATAGTTGTAAGTGCCAGCGGCAAATCTAATATTTTCAAGGAAATCACCAAATACAAAGATAAAAAACTTTTGATAATTGCTGATGGAGCAGCATTCGGATCTGAAATTGACAGAATAATGAAGCTAATAAAAAAAGACGATAATATCGCTCTTTTTCTTCCGGAATCATTTGAATGGCTGATTCTATCGTCCGGCATTATCAAAAACAACATAAATTTGGATGTACTTGATACCCCTTCAAACTATATAGAAAGCTCTGACTTTTTTAGCTGGGAGAGATTTTTTACTCATTATCTCATAGAGATAACCAAAGGAACTTATCTAAAGTATAACAAGAAACAAATAAATCCCGTTTATCTTCATGATAATAATAAAAAATCAGTTTTAAATATAATGAAAAAGATCAAGATGGAATGA